The Mesotoga sp. BH458_6_3_2_1 nucleotide sequence AATTCCAAGCATTCCAATATAGATCTCGCTATTGTGCTCTCCAAGTAGAGGTGCCGGACCGGAAATAGAAGCGGGGGTTTCCGAGAACTTTATTGGAACACCCGGCATTTTGACTGTTCCGCTTCTGTGGGAAACCTCAACGATCATTTCTCTTGCTTTTATCTGCCCGTCTTCAAATAGGTCGGCAACGTTGTTTATCTTTCCGGAAGGAATATCCAGTTTCTCAAAGTCGCTCAGCCATTCCTCAGATCCTTTCTTCTTGAGCTGTTCACTGATTATTTCCATCAACTCGGAAATATTCTTTACTCTAGCGGGATTACTCGCGAATCTTGGGTCATCACAAATGTCCGACCTGCCAATTGCTTTGCAGAACTTGTTCCAGATGCCATCATTCCCTACGGCGATATTGATTTTGCCGTCAAGAGTTTCAAAAGAGGCGAACGGCGCAATCGATGGGTGCCTGTTTCCAATTGGGACGGGGACCTCCCCGGTTGCCGCATATCTAGCGATGGCGTTTTCTAAGACAGCGACCATACTGTCAAGCATTGCAACATCTACCATTTGCCCTCTTCCACTGACATTACGGCTCTGTAGTGCGGCGAGGATCCCGATACATGCGAATGTTCCGCAGAAAATATCTGCGATTGAACTTCCGACCTTTGTCGGATTTTCTTCGTCAGGACCTGTGATACTCATCATTCCGCTAAGTCCTTGAATAATCAGATCATAAGCAGTTCTTCTGCTCATGGGACCGGAGTGTCCAAAACCGGATGAACATGTGTAAATTAGTCTGGGATTAATCTCACGCAGTCTTTCGTCAGGAAAGCCAAGTTTCTCGAAGACACCCGGCCTGAAGTTCTCTACCAACACATCCGCTCTCTCGATCAGTCTTTCGAGGAGATTCTTTCCTTCGGCTGTCTTCAAATTGAGAGTGATACTCTTCTTTCCTCTGTTTATGCTCATGAAATAAGCACTTTCCTCCCCGACAAAAGGGCTGAACGATCTTGAATCATCTCCGCCGTCAGGTCGTTCCACCTTCACGACGGTAGCACCCATGTCACAGAGAAGCATTGTGCAGAAAGGTCCGGCAAGTACCCGCGTAAGATCTAGAACAAAGAGACCTTCAAGGGGCTTTGACAAGACTATCTCCTCCCATATGGAATTCTTTTTGAAGGTTCGAAGGCGCTCTTTCCTTCTGTCAGAATGCCTTTGTAGGAATCTAGATTTCTATCCTCAAGGTGGTCGAAAATTTGATCTCTCGAAGAACCAGGAGTAATCTTCTTTATTGGATCATTATTCAGTCTGGCAGAAATATACTCTTCACACCCCGACGCTTGAACAATCTTCGCCCCCGATGGATGGACAATCATAGACGACCCGAAGAAATTCGCTCCGCTTGCGTCTTTTCCTACTAGATTAGACGCAATCCAGAAAACATGGTTATCATAAGCTCTTGCCCTGTTGGTGAGTTCCCACTGATCGTAGGTTCTCAAGAATGCCGATGGTCGGCAAACCACCTCTGCACCCTTTAGCGCGGTAACTCTTGCCAGTTCGGGAAAGTCACCGTCATAACAAATGACTACCCCGATTTCTGCGATTGGGGTAGAGACAACAAGTGGATCGACTCCCGGAGTAGTCCATCCGCCGGCAGCCAACCTTTCGGTCGGAAAAGGATGAGTCTTCCGATAGACGCC carries:
- a CDS encoding carbon-nitrogen hydrolase family protein; protein product: MKEFVASAIQFEVEPMNIERNLEVAYQWISRCVKESAASLIVLPESFTTGFTPTGSACELWDVVDKIPGRLTNEGLKWASEFNIYICFPTYERGKERGIIYNSAAVLGPEGILGVYRKTHPFPTERLAAGGWTTPGVDPLVVSTPIAEIGVVICYDGDFPELARVTALKGAEVVCRPSAFLRTYDQWELTNRARAYDNHVFWIASNLVGKDASGANFFGSSMIVHPSGAKIVQASGCEEYISARLNNDPIKKITPGSSRDQIFDHLEDRNLDSYKGILTEGKSAFEPSKRIPYGRR
- a CDS encoding CaiB/BaiF CoA-transferase family protein; this translates as MSKPLEGLFVLDLTRVLAGPFCTMLLCDMGATVVKVERPDGGDDSRSFSPFVGEESAYFMSINRGKKSITLNLKTAEGKNLLERLIERADVLVENFRPGVFEKLGFPDERLREINPRLIYTCSSGFGHSGPMSRRTAYDLIIQGLSGMMSITGPDEENPTKVGSSIADIFCGTFACIGILAALQSRNVSGRGQMVDVAMLDSMVAVLENAIARYAATGEVPVPIGNRHPSIAPFASFETLDGKINIAVGNDGIWNKFCKAIGRSDICDDPRFASNPARVKNISELMEIISEQLKKKGSEEWLSDFEKLDIPSGKINNVADLFEDGQIKAREMIVEVSHRSGTVKMPGVPIKFSETPASISGPAPLLGEHNSEIYIGMLGISVQEMDALRENGVI